One Pyrus communis chromosome 4, drPyrComm1.1, whole genome shotgun sequence genomic region harbors:
- the LOC137733024 gene encoding uncharacterized protein, with translation MSQSILAPFQLLELNVISAQDLALISRSMRTYAVAWVHPDRKLSTRVDTSGHNNPTWNDKFVFRVDEDFLHDDTSAVMIEIYVLHWFKDVHVGTVRVLVGNLIQTPMRPHHHHPQLGMRFVALQVRRPSGRPQGILNIGVALLHSSMRSMPLYSQLSTSAVGYKTLMGEDDAPRSTKTHHTGSQMTTNSKPQLRRTKSDSSSMLGSELRDKEFKHKGKKGKASSVVISSDISARKKKKGRGSKASSLVGGASDIIYRKGKKGKASSIVSASDVSYRKGKASSMLSASDVGPPKSWKDKKGKPSSVLSASDVGARDPPKNDSSNNEKPVSSILGANEAEEPSRKMRGSNKPSPKFHLVDNYGATPTRKSTLPVGKSPLQRLQSPYDAYATPRKSNLMPVPFITESELGPSPSEVAAAIAKERVDQDNESSVVVGAWNEDDSVEGLQSKLERWLTELPPVYERGEFSSFKSSEMRHTRRHSEGSNGLFSCFSNICGIECSVVCGSGDKEKPRKKNRSKNGRRVHRSPSVGNLNNV, from the coding sequence ATGTCACAATCGATCTTAGCCCCATTCCAACTTTTGGAACTCAACGTGATATCGGCACAGGACCTTGCACTCATATCACGGTCCATGCGCACTTACGCCGTTGCATGGGTGCATCCTGATCGTAAACTCTCAACCCGGGTGGACACCTCAGGCCACAACAATCCTACATGGAACGACAAGTTCGTGTTCCGGGTCGATGAGGACTTCTTGCATGACGACACATCCGCTGTCATGATCGAGATCTACGTCCTACATTGGTTTAAGGACGTTCACGTGGGAACTGTCCGTGTGCTGGTTGGGAACCTCATCCAAACCCCGATGcgaccccaccaccaccaccctcaATTGGGCATGCGTTTTGTGGCGCTCCAGGTGCGTCGTCCCTCGGGCCGGCCACAGGGGATTCTAAACATCGGCGTGGCGCTGCTTCACAGCTCCATGCGTAGCATGCCGTTGTATTCCCAACTCAGCACCTcagccgttggatataaaactTTGATGGGCGAGGACGACGCACCGCGCAGCACCAAAACCCACCATACCGGAAGCCAAATGACCACGAATTCGAAGCCCCAGCTACGGCGCACCAAGAGTGACTCCAGCTCCATGTTAGGGTCGGAGCTGAGAGACAAAGAATTCAAGCACAAGGGTAAAAAGGGAAAAGCGAGTTCCGTGGTTATCTCGTCAGACATCAGCgcgagaaaaaaaaagaagggtcGCGGTTCCAAAGCGAGCTCGTTGGTTGGCGGCGCATCAGATATAATTTACAGGAAGGGCAAAAAGGGAAAAGCAAGTTCTATAGTTAGTGCATCGGACGTTAGCTACCGAAAAGGGAAGGCGAGCTCCATGCTCAGCGCCTCGGATGTGGGCCCACCAAAGAGCTGGAAAGACAAAAAAGGAAAGCCAAGCTCTGTGCTCAGCGCCTCTGATGTCGGCGCGCGGGACCCACCGAAGAACGATAGCAGTAACAATGAGAAACCGGTCAGCTCTATCCTCGGCGCCAACGAAGCAGAAGAACCGTCGAGAAAGATGCGCGGCAGTAACAAACCCTCCCCGAAATTCCACCTGGTGGACAATTACGGTGCCACCCCTACGCGGAAGTCGACTCTGCCAGTTGGCAAGTCGCCGTTGCAGAGGTTGCAGTCGCCCTACGACGCGTATGCAACACCAAGGAAGTCGAACCTCATGCCCGTGCCGTTCATAACAGAGTCGGAGCTGGGGCCATCGCCGTCGGAGGTGGCTGCGGCGATCGCGAAGGAGCGAGTGGACCAGGACAACGAAAGCTCGGTGGTAGTGGGCGCGTGGAACGAGGACGACAGCGTGGAAGGGTTGCAATCGAAGCTGGAGCGGTGGCTAACGGAGCTCCCGCCAGTGTACGAGAGGGGAGAATTCTCGAGCTTTAAATCCAGCGAAATGCGCCATACACGGCGGCACAGCGAAGGAAGCAATGGGTTGTTCTCTTGCTTTAGTAACATATGTGGAATAGAGTGCTCCGTCGTATGCGGGTCGGGCGATAAAGAAAAACCTCGGAAGAAGAATAGGAGTAAGAATGGCCGGCGGGTCCATCGGAGCCCTTCAGTAGGAAATCTAAACAACGTGTGA